The Pelodiscus sinensis isolate JC-2024 chromosome 30, ASM4963464v1, whole genome shotgun sequence genome has a window encoding:
- the LOC142821271 gene encoding olfactory receptor 1M1-like, translated as MEEGEGKNQTPVSEFILLGFGNLPEQQIIFFLLFLGIYIVTMLANALIVSLVVADQHLHTPMYFFLGNLSCLEICCTSTILPRLLASLLTGDRTISVTSCMVQFYWFGFLVTAECSLLAVMSYDRYLAICSPLHYASRMNSRFCLQLVAGSWLSSFVILTTLISAMSQLAFCGPNEIDHFFCDLAPVINLSCSNTSLVTLVTLVFSSIDTVPPFLLTLISYVCIIVTILRIPSTAGKKKAFSTCSSHLIVVTLFYGTLITVYMLPNTGALKAPSKVFSVFYTVLTPLINPLVYSLRNKDVKEAVWRTLQECRVFLGKV; from the coding sequence atggaggaaggagaagggaaaaatcaAACACCAGTTTCTGAATTCATCCTTTTgggatttgggaatctccctgaacagcaaattatttttttcctcctgttcCTAGGGATCTACATTGTCACTATGTTGGCGAACGCGCTCATTGTATCTCTGGTGGTGGCTGATCAgcacctccacacccccatgtatttcttctTGGGGAACTTGTCCTGCTTGGAGATTTGTTGCACCTCTACcatcctgccccggctgctggccagtctcctgaCTGGGGACCGGACCATTTCGGTGACCAGCTGTATGGTGCAATTCTATTGGTTTGGTTTCCTAGTGACGGCGGAGTGTTCCCTGCTTGCGGTGATGTCCTATGATCGCTACCTGGCAATATGCAGCCCCCTGCACTACGCCAGCCGTATGAATAGCAGGTTCTGTCTGCAGCTAGTGGCCGGATCTTGGCTGAGTTCATTCGTAATTCTCACCACGCTGATTTCCGCTATGTCACAACTAGCCTTCTGCGGCCCTAATGAAATTGATCACTTTTTCTGTGATCTGGCACCTGTGATTAACCTGTCCTGCAGTAACACCAGCTTGGTTACCTTGGTGACCCTCGTATTCTCCTCCATAGACACAGTCCCCCCATTCCTGCTGACCCTGATATCCTACGTGTGTATCATCGTCACCATCCTGAGGATCCCTTCCACCGCCGGGAagaaaaaggccttttccacctgctcctctcaCCTCATCGTGGTGACACTGTTCTACGGGACCCTGATCACCGTCTACATGTTACCCAACACCGGAGCCCTGAAAGCCCCAAGCAAAGTGTTTTCTGTCTTCTACACGGTGCTCACGCCCCTGATTAACCCCCTCGTCTACAGCCTGAGAAACAAAGATGTCAAGGAGGCTGTGTGGAGAACCCTGCAGGAATGTCGGGTGTTCCTAGGAAAGGTTTGA